A single window of Oreochromis aureus strain Israel breed Guangdong linkage group 7, ZZ_aureus, whole genome shotgun sequence DNA harbors:
- the eng gene encoding endoglin, producing the protein MEDCVTRFALLLCIIATTAFATSQTCTPVTAKDEKGEKGSPWIVNDIGCWTSFVAEDKAEVHIFKLNFDNPENAMFEIDLTNAKPMRVILTSAEKAYGVYDLNSKVHLYTNQNSTITLHSTNPPSFETNSHLIQGLPSEEEELIKWATESFGGVTSFTTLSNVNHITSAGKQGTKPGSPICTLEIEDMLEKHFMKIRSSPSKFCFPQQQASSTETELHIINIAENSSIRNVSLHVHAEKHTTVFMRGPQGTMWTFINPQHTSFVSNNEITLNTTSVSHTIPPQFTLTSDTASDVQRTALGYFKVPTFTSYTELELKESRISLVFKKSETPTVAPSVPTPGNPVTTNSPTKIPMVITLYTSADYQTPIDFNTKIQTDKRIFAQISGNNSGSLILTWKVTKCILRSKGSCLGEKNLPFFPVDCPSNSCLNRARFTFLLEQLQELSSTTWDMECDVSFCYSEQCAYGGKASRNLEFTQPCPEAQTPTCIDFRLSEVLGIAFGGFLIGVLLIGALWFIKIKTGYPTGLEMNSTVVNIPGCPCSGAKRQPVSTNPSPSENSSANASIGSTQSTPTSSMA; encoded by the exons CCACAAGTCAGACATGCACCCCAGTGACTGCGAAAGATGAGAAAGGTGAGAAAGGCAGCCCGTGGATCGTGAATGATATCGGCTGCTGGACCAGTTTTGTCGCAGAGGACAAGGCAGAGGTCCACATCTTCAAACTGAACTTTGATAACCCG gaaAATGCCATGTTTGAAATTGATTTGACCAATGCAAAGCCAATGCGCGTTATCCTCACGTCGGCAGAAAAAGCTTATGGTGTATACGATCTCAACAGCAAGGTTCACTTGTAT ACAAACCAAAACTCCACAATTACACTACACAGTACCAATCCACCAAGTTTTGAGACAAATTCCCATTTGATACAAGGTTTACCCTCCGAAGAGGAGGAGCTGATCAAATGGGCAACAGAGTCGTTTGGGGGTGTGACTTCATTCACTACTCTTAGTAATGTTAATCATATCACATCAGCAGGAAAACAAG GAACCAAGCCAGGCTCTCCAATCTGTACACTTGAAATTGAAGATATGCTGGAGAAGCATTTCATGAAGATTCGATCAAGTCCAAGCAAATTTTGCTTCCCACAGCAGCAGGCCTCAAGTACTGAAACTGAGCTTCATATTATAAACATCGCAGAGAATTCCAGCATTCG CAATGTATCCCTGCACGTGCATGCAGAGAAGCACACCACCGTGTTCATGAGGGGTCCTCAGGGCACCATGTGGACCTTCATCAATCCACAACACACCTCGTTTGTT TCTAACAATGAAATAACGCTGAATACTACCTCAGTCTCGCACACAATACCCCCTCAGTTCACACTGACTAGTGATACTGCATCAGATGTGCAAAGGACGGCTTTGGGCTATTTTAAAGTTCCTACTTTTACCAGCTATACTGAATTGGAATTAAAAGAATCGAGGATTTCACTGGTTTTTAAGAAAAGCGAGACCCCAACAG TTGCGCCAAGCGTTCCGACACCAGGCAATCCTGTTACGACAAATTCCCCCACTAAAATCCCCATGGTGATAACGCTGTACACCTCTGCAGACTATCAGACGCCCATAGACTTTAACACCAAAATCCAGACCGACAAGAGAATTTTTGCACAG ATTTCTGGAAATAATTCAGGGAGTCTAATCTTGACTTGGAAGGTGACCAAATGTATTTTGCGATCCAAAGGCTCGTGCCTTGGAGAGAAAAACCTGCCCTTCTTTCCAGTGGACTGCCCCTCAAATTCTTGTCTTAACAGAGCTCGATTCACCTTCTTATTAGAGCAGCTTCAGGAGCTTTCATCCACCACATGGGACATGGAATGTGATGTCAGCTTTTGTTATAGTGAG CAATGTGCATATGGAGGAAAAGCCAGCAGGAATTTGGAATTTACCCAGCCATGCCCAGAAGCCCAAA CCCCAACATGCATTGATTTTCGCCTGTCTGAAGTTCTGGGCATTGCCTTTGGAGGGTTCCTGATTGGGGTATTACTTATTGGAGCGCTGTGGTttatcaaaatcaaaacag GGTACCCAACTGGACTGGAGATGAATTCAACTGTAGTCAATATTCCTG GATGTCCTTGCTCAGGAGCAAAGCGACAACCTGTTTCTACCAACCCATCCCCCTCTGAGAACAGCAGTGCCAATGCTAGCATTGGAAGCACCCAGAGCACACCTACCAGCAGCATGGCTTGA